Proteins encoded within one genomic window of Edaphobacter lichenicola:
- a CDS encoding TonB-dependent receptor: protein MAHLTKTNAPSEPIDNGRTNRKSSIRPSGLLKTRLSQALQAMLVVLIVAGFGPQRAMLAQTDLGFISGTVRDSADAVVLNCQIEIKNTRTATTRSVTTDQNGYFNAPSLTVGPYTVSATAPGFKHLVTNVDVTTNGATANLQLSVGNVQQEVTVTSESGSVSLQTDNHELVTTVSPTQLVNLPNNTRSILNIATLGPASQTGTDVGVDGGDEGFYGQTSNSVIISGLGNAHTAFLQDGVDNTNLLTQTVNILSSVEASQEVTTILNGAPARFSQPSIINVITKSGSNQIHGTAYDFLQNDDFDAQNWFATTKPAKRYNQFGGNIGAPLWKNKLFAFFDYSGLRSHTANVNSDRVPTDAERNGDFSADGVTLYDPSTYDPTTGTSQPFANNKINAISPFAQAWLKNYPEPNVPLNANNVNYIANLPQISNYDEYLGRVDFNISPRDLLFGTVARLESQAGNDSITPGLFGIFIALKGTNISAAETHVFNANIVNVFKIGYNRSNLFRTQQGQGALNYAAQYGLANVNPQPSQWTPPAINLNNYTSLGDPYSPQGAVQNRFQYTDEVSWKLGKHTFVFGGDYVRTQFDGNWVVGNNGIYNFDGSATSAYVGGVRSSTDQGNSFADLELGFPRTANAANGVTVGAFRGTNVSGYVQDDWKVLPRLTFNIGLRYDFDNPPNDKNGHGGQFDVASNRVIPGTWKTNYNDWAPRFGFSYQANDRTVVRGGYGIYYAPILYNNLQFELLYSPNFVNQSYSFNVAAPVDIQNLFVPNPSLVGQQNYTLTKTLKDTSVQDWNLNIERSLSNNTLLTIGYIGNVTRHQSARADLNQPFGLTPGNTSGILDLRPNTIVGTTDGQLNAVSANYNALAIKVERTYTNGLQFLGAYTYSKAMDILDGDNADIQNLYNPGLTYGPAGFDRTQNLILSAVYELPFGPGKKFLNSNNLLNREIIGGWQLSGVQQFATGQPIQVTANNNADTSSVHSVYANRICTGNPPAGHPRLQFFDPSCYVQPATGQYGTARSGPRQPGIDTTNLSLQKAFAITERQQLQFRAEAFSVFNHPNFSTGSTSITNPAAGLLTQETVGQRVLQLALRYAF, encoded by the coding sequence ATGGCACACCTAACTAAAACCAACGCTCCTTCAGAGCCGATTGATAACGGCAGAACCAACCGCAAGTCCTCGATTCGGCCAAGTGGCCTTCTCAAGACCAGACTTTCCCAGGCCCTTCAGGCCATGCTCGTCGTGCTGATCGTCGCAGGCTTTGGTCCGCAGAGGGCAATGCTCGCCCAGACCGATCTCGGCTTCATCTCAGGCACAGTTCGCGACAGCGCAGATGCCGTAGTTCTCAACTGTCAGATCGAGATCAAGAACACGAGAACAGCCACAACCCGTTCGGTCACGACGGATCAAAACGGCTACTTCAACGCCCCTTCGCTCACGGTCGGGCCTTACACGGTCTCGGCGACGGCGCCGGGGTTCAAACACCTGGTGACGAACGTAGACGTGACTACGAATGGTGCAACCGCCAACCTGCAACTCTCGGTCGGCAATGTGCAGCAGGAGGTGACGGTCACCTCTGAGTCCGGCTCGGTGAGTTTGCAGACGGACAATCATGAGTTAGTGACGACTGTCTCGCCGACCCAGTTGGTGAACCTGCCGAACAATACCCGAAGCATCCTGAATATTGCGACGCTTGGTCCTGCGTCGCAGACAGGCACCGATGTCGGAGTGGACGGCGGAGACGAGGGCTTCTACGGACAGACCTCAAACTCGGTCATCATCTCGGGACTTGGCAATGCACACACGGCGTTTCTTCAGGACGGCGTCGACAACACCAACCTGCTGACGCAGACGGTGAATATCCTGTCGTCGGTCGAAGCGAGCCAGGAGGTCACGACGATCCTGAACGGCGCTCCTGCACGTTTCAGCCAGCCGTCGATCATCAACGTCATCACGAAGAGCGGCTCGAACCAGATTCACGGAACGGCGTACGACTTTCTCCAGAATGATGACTTCGACGCTCAGAACTGGTTCGCAACCACGAAGCCCGCGAAACGCTACAACCAGTTTGGAGGCAACATCGGCGCGCCGCTCTGGAAGAACAAGCTGTTCGCGTTTTTTGACTACTCGGGTCTGCGCAGCCACACGGCGAACGTCAATAGCGATCGAGTTCCAACCGATGCGGAGCGCAACGGCGACTTCTCCGCAGACGGAGTCACCCTCTACGATCCGTCAACCTACGATCCCACAACAGGAACGAGCCAGCCGTTCGCGAACAATAAGATCAATGCGATTAGTCCCTTTGCACAGGCGTGGCTGAAGAACTATCCGGAGCCGAATGTTCCGCTGAACGCAAATAACGTCAACTACATTGCGAATCTGCCACAGATCAGTAACTACGACGAGTACCTTGGCCGCGTCGACTTCAACATCTCACCGCGTGACCTGCTGTTTGGCACCGTGGCGAGGCTCGAGAGCCAGGCCGGCAACGACAGCATCACACCTGGACTCTTTGGCATCTTCATCGCATTGAAGGGAACGAACATCTCGGCCGCTGAAACGCACGTCTTCAACGCGAACATTGTGAACGTCTTCAAGATCGGCTACAACCGCAGTAACCTCTTCCGCACGCAGCAGGGCCAAGGGGCGTTGAACTATGCAGCACAGTATGGTCTGGCGAACGTCAATCCTCAGCCCTCCCAGTGGACGCCGCCTGCCATCAACCTGAACAACTACACCTCGCTCGGAGATCCTTACTCCCCTCAGGGCGCAGTTCAGAATCGCTTCCAGTACACCGATGAAGTAAGTTGGAAACTGGGCAAACACACCTTTGTCTTCGGCGGCGACTATGTCAGGACGCAGTTCGATGGCAACTGGGTCGTCGGCAACAATGGCATCTACAACTTCGACGGCAGCGCGACCTCGGCTTATGTTGGAGGAGTGCGCAGCTCAACCGACCAGGGCAACTCCTTTGCCGATCTCGAACTTGGATTCCCTCGAACTGCCAATGCTGCCAACGGCGTAACCGTGGGCGCGTTTCGTGGCACGAACGTCTCAGGCTATGTGCAGGACGACTGGAAGGTGCTGCCTCGGTTGACCTTCAACATTGGTCTGCGTTATGACTTCGACAATCCGCCGAACGATAAGAATGGCCACGGCGGGCAGTTCGATGTCGCGTCCAACCGCGTCATTCCCGGCACGTGGAAGACGAACTACAACGACTGGGCGCCGCGGTTTGGCTTCTCCTATCAAGCCAACGATCGCACGGTGGTCCGCGGTGGATATGGAATCTACTACGCGCCAATCCTCTACAACAATCTGCAATTCGAGTTGTTGTACTCGCCTAACTTTGTGAATCAGTCTTACTCCTTCAACGTCGCGGCGCCGGTGGATATCCAAAACCTCTTTGTTCCTAATCCATCGCTGGTCGGACAACAGAACTACACCCTGACGAAGACTTTGAAGGACACGTCGGTACAGGACTGGAATCTCAACATCGAACGATCACTCAGCAACAACACTCTGTTGACGATCGGCTATATCGGGAATGTGACTCGTCACCAGTCCGCGCGTGCCGATCTCAATCAGCCCTTCGGATTGACTCCCGGAAACACGAGCGGGATCCTCGACCTGAGACCGAACACGATCGTCGGAACCACCGACGGTCAGCTCAACGCGGTCTCGGCCAACTACAACGCCCTGGCTATCAAGGTGGAGAGAACTTATACCAACGGGCTGCAATTCCTGGGTGCTTACACCTACTCCAAGGCAATGGATATTCTGGATGGCGATAACGCGGACATTCAGAATCTCTATAACCCGGGGCTCACCTATGGACCAGCCGGCTTCGACCGCACTCAGAATCTCATTCTGAGCGCGGTGTACGAGTTGCCCTTCGGTCCAGGGAAGAAGTTCCTGAACTCAAACAATCTGCTCAATCGCGAGATCATTGGCGGCTGGCAGCTCTCTGGAGTTCAGCAGTTCGCGACCGGTCAGCCGATCCAGGTCACAGCCAATAACAATGCCGATACCAGTTCGGTGCATAGCGTCTACGCAAACAGGATCTGTACTGGAAATCCGCCTGCAGGGCATCCTCGGCTCCAGTTCTTTGATCCGTCCTGCTATGTGCAGCCTGCAACCGGCCAGTACGGAACGGCTCGGAGCGGACCACGTCAGCCTGGCATCGACACGACAAACCTGAGCCTGCAGAAGGCGTTTGCGATCACCGAGCGGCAGCAACTCCAGTTCCGCGCGGAGGCGTTCAGCGTCTTCAACCACCCCAACTTCTCTACCGGTAGCACCAGCATCACCAACCCCGCTGCCGGCCTGCTCACCCAGGAGACTGTCGGTCAGCGAGTACTGCAACTCGCTTTGCGTTATGCGTTTTAG
- a CDS encoding alpha-1,4-glucan--maltose-1-phosphate maltosyltransferase — protein sequence MKPIEGRKRVIIEDVKPQVDCGRYPAKRVLGDAVTVTAAVFGDGHDHVTGRLLYRHSSEKDWRSTPLSPLTNDLWSASFIADALGDWVYTLEAWVDHFDTWSDDLRKRLAAQPGQPGVSASAEPQDIPLALRSGALLLEQTATRAKGPDSKRLADQAARLLKLAKAKSDTYDYPLTDEIVALVAQYPDLTLETRYPQELHLWVDRERARYSTWYELFPRSTSPDPARHGTFADVQALLPTIAAMGFDVLYLPPIHPIGKAFRKGPNNSVTSTEDDPGSPWAIGAKEGGHKSIHAPLGTLRDFDALVAAAREHGMELALDIAYQCSPDHPWVAEHPDWFNIRPDGSIQYAENPPKKYQDIYPLNFESPDWRGLWEALRDVFLYWILRDVKIFRVDNPHTKALPFWEWCIGEIHKKYPDVIFLAEAFTRPHVMYSLAKAGFSQSYTYFTWRNTRDELRVYFEEITKPPVTDFFHPNLWPNTPDILHATLQNGGRPAFMQRVILAATLGANYGIYGPAYELGENIPAKPGSEEYLNSEKYQIRQWDRSASHSIAPLITRLNQIRRDNPALQSDGSLHFHNVDNSSILCYSKWSGQNQILVAINLDPTQEQAGWIDLDLKELAIPHNETFDIEDLLTGTHYQWHDRSNYVALRPDVMPAHIFRLLRKPNVETPLTP from the coding sequence ATGAAACCTATTGAAGGCCGTAAGCGAGTCATCATTGAAGACGTCAAACCACAAGTCGATTGTGGACGTTATCCAGCCAAGCGAGTTCTGGGCGACGCCGTAACAGTAACCGCCGCTGTCTTTGGCGATGGCCACGACCATGTCACAGGACGTTTGCTCTATCGTCACTCGAGCGAGAAGGATTGGCGATCGACACCACTCTCCCCGCTCACCAACGATCTCTGGTCTGCCAGCTTCATCGCCGATGCGCTCGGCGATTGGGTCTACACACTCGAGGCGTGGGTTGACCACTTCGACACCTGGTCCGACGACCTGCGAAAGCGGCTGGCAGCACAGCCCGGTCAGCCTGGCGTTAGCGCTTCGGCCGAACCACAGGATATTCCGCTCGCCCTGCGCTCCGGCGCTCTCCTGCTGGAGCAGACCGCAACACGCGCCAAAGGGCCCGACAGCAAACGTCTAGCCGACCAGGCCGCGCGTCTGCTCAAGCTGGCGAAGGCGAAGTCCGACACCTACGACTATCCCTTGACGGACGAGATCGTCGCCCTCGTGGCACAGTATCCCGATCTCACCCTGGAGACGCGCTATCCTCAGGAGCTGCACCTGTGGGTCGACCGCGAACGAGCCCGCTACTCCACCTGGTACGAGCTCTTTCCCCGATCCACCTCGCCCGACCCAGCGCGGCACGGAACCTTCGCCGACGTGCAGGCGCTTCTGCCAACCATCGCCGCGATGGGCTTCGATGTGCTCTACTTGCCGCCGATTCATCCCATCGGCAAAGCGTTTCGCAAAGGCCCGAACAACAGCGTCACCTCGACCGAAGACGACCCAGGAAGTCCCTGGGCCATCGGCGCAAAAGAGGGCGGCCACAAATCCATTCACGCCCCGCTGGGTACTCTTCGAGACTTCGACGCTCTGGTCGCCGCCGCGCGAGAACACGGCATGGAGCTGGCTCTCGACATCGCCTACCAATGTTCTCCCGATCATCCCTGGGTCGCCGAGCATCCCGACTGGTTCAACATTCGCCCCGACGGATCCATTCAATACGCGGAAAATCCCCCGAAGAAGTATCAGGACATCTACCCCCTCAACTTCGAATCGCCCGATTGGCGCGGGCTCTGGGAGGCTCTGCGCGATGTCTTCCTCTATTGGATCCTTCGCGATGTCAAAATCTTTCGTGTCGATAACCCCCACACAAAAGCTCTCCCTTTCTGGGAGTGGTGCATTGGAGAGATCCATAAAAAGTATCCCGATGTGATCTTTCTCGCCGAGGCCTTCACGCGCCCGCACGTGATGTATTCGTTGGCCAAGGCCGGCTTCAGCCAGTCCTACACCTACTTCACCTGGCGCAACACGAGGGACGAACTCCGGGTGTACTTCGAAGAGATCACCAAGCCCCCAGTGACGGACTTCTTTCATCCGAACCTCTGGCCCAACACGCCCGACATCCTCCACGCCACACTTCAAAACGGAGGCCGCCCCGCCTTCATGCAGCGCGTCATCCTCGCAGCGACGCTCGGCGCGAACTACGGCATCTACGGCCCTGCTTATGAACTTGGCGAAAACATCCCCGCCAAACCCGGCAGCGAAGAGTATCTCAACAGTGAGAAATACCAGATTCGCCAGTGGGACCGCAGCGCAAGCCATAGCATCGCGCCGCTGATCACACGCCTCAATCAGATTCGTCGTGACAACCCCGCGCTCCAGAGCGACGGATCGCTCCACTTCCACAACGTCGATAACTCAAGCATCCTCTGCTACAGCAAATGGAGCGGGCAGAATCAAATTCTTGTCGCCATTAATCTCGATCCGACTCAGGAGCAGGCGGGATGGATCGATCTCGACCTCAAGGAACTGGCAATCCCGCACAACGAAACCTTCGACATCGAAGATCTGCTCACCGGCACCCACTACCAATGGCATGATCGCAGCAACTACGTTGCCCTGCGCCCGGACGTGATGCCCGCGCACATCTTCCGTCTACTTCGCAAACCGAACGTCGAGACCCCGCTTACTCCCTAG